In the genome of Oncorhynchus clarkii lewisi isolate Uvic-CL-2024 chromosome 4, UVic_Ocla_1.0, whole genome shotgun sequence, one region contains:
- the LOC139406767 gene encoding TBC1 domain family member 7, which yields MAEDPQRNFRSAYYEKVGFRGVEEKKSLEILLKDNPLDVEKLSTFSQRFPLPSMYRIHVWKVLLGILPPHSDSHSLVGGYRREQYQDVLEALKVMRFVHMATPQTQVYLRMFQLESQVLPRRSDTSAPDEEDEDFLSIARAMEEIVEDPMDCYWLIKSFVNQFNNKFGDSIPHLPKSLEHYLSVEEPRLLNHLKNTGALAMLPYSLWFRRCFAGCLPESSLQRVWDKVISGSCKILVFVAMEILLSYKIVVMGTSRPEGVVSILCNMPQENTDAIVTKAIDLWHKYCGTPMHSV from the exons ATGGCTGAGGACCCTCAGAGGAACTTCCGTTCCGCCTATTATGAGAAGGTGGGCTtcagaggggtggaggagaagaaATCACTGGAGATATTACTGAAGGACAACCCACTGG ACGTGGAGAAGCTGAGCACTTTCAGTCAGAGATTCCCTCTGCCCTCAATGTACAGGATCCATGTATGGAAAGTGCTGTTGG gtATCCTTCCTCCCCACAGTGACTCCCACTCCCTGGTGGGAGGGTACAGGCGGGAACAGTACCAGGATGTGTTGGAGGCCCTGAAGGTGATGAGGTTTGTCCACATGGCCACTCCCCAGACGCAGGTGTACCTACGCATGTTCCAGCTGGAGAGCCAAGTGCTGCCCAGACGCTCTGATACCTCAGCCCcg GACGAGGAGGATGAGGACTTCCTGTCCATAGCTCGAGCCATGGAGGAGATCGTAGAAGACCCTATGGATTGTTATTGGCTGATCAAGAGCTTTGTCAACCAGTTCAACAATAAGTTTGGAGACTCCATTCCCCACCTG CCCAAGAGTCTGGAGCACTACCTGAGTGTGGAGGAGCCCCGGCTACTGAACCATCTGAAGAATACTGGGGCCCTCGCCATGCTGCCATACAGCCTGTGGTTCAGGCGCTGCTTTGCTGGCTGCCTGCCTGAGTCCAGCCTGCAGAG GGTGTGGGACAAGGTGATCAGCGGGTCCTGTAAGATCCTGGTCTTCGTTGCCATGGAGATCCTTCTTAGCTACAAGATTGTGGTGATGGGGACCAGCAGACCGGAGGGAGTGGTCAGCATCCTGTGCAAC ATGCCCCAAGAGAACACTGACGCAATAGTGACTAAGGCCATTGACCTGTGGCACAAGTACTGTGGCACCCCCATGCACTCTGTATAG